Part of the Gammaproteobacteria bacterium genome, TGGCGTACTGAGCTTGCCGCATTGCTGGTGCTGGACCCCTCGGGTCGCATCCGATACCTGAACCAGGCCGCGCGGGAAGTATTCGGTGTCAGCCTGGAGGAGGTGCGCGGGTCCAACTGGACAAACTGTATCAATGTCGTCGATCGCGCAACCCGCCTGCCGATTGAGTATCCATTAAAGTCAAGCGCCAATTCCAATATGTCCGCAGGAATGGCGTTTAGCGCGGTGCTTGTCACCACGCCTGGGCCTGAGGTTCCGGTTGAAGTGCATGTTGAACCATTTCCGGCTCGGGATAACGCTACTAGCGTCAGTGGTGCGGTAATGACTTTTTACGGTCGTACTGGCAGCGTCCCACAGGAGTTATAGCGCAATCGCGGTACCGCTTGAGGAGCTGGCGCGCCCCGCTTAATTCCTTTACGACTTTAGTACGCGCCGTAATGCAAGTACAGGCACTAACTCGGCCTCAAACACCCCACCCTCCAACCACAAACGCTCTTCGAAACTTCTTCCGGCTCGTGGGCTCACGCGTAGCGCTATTCCCGCAAACGCCTGCCTGATTTAGTATAAAGTAACGCTTCGACTGCCGCGGTACGGTCATCCGCGGCGCTGATGCCGTGACCCGAGTTCTGCCGAAGTGCGCATTATCATCATCTCCCTTGCCGTCAGCATGACCGTCGCCTGCTCGCCTTTGCGGTTATTGAATCTCACGGTGCCCCGTTCCGGGTATGCGCTGTCTCCCGATCTTGCTTATGGTGAGCGGCCGCGGCAACGGCTGGATGTGTATGCGCCGGTCGGGCAACACGCGCCGTTGCCGACGATTGTGTTTTTCTACGGCGGTCGCTGGTCTGATGGCGACAAGGCGGATTATCGGTTTGTCGGTCAGGCGCTCGCGGCCAAAGACATGGTTGCAGTCGTTGCGGATTATCGTCTCTATCCGCGGGTAAGATTTCCGGCGTTTCTTGAGGATGGCGCCATGGCCGTGCGCTGGGTGCGCGATCATATCCAGATCTACGGCGCCGATCCGGACAATATCTTTCTCATGGGGCACTCGGCCGGCGCGCATATCGCGGCCATGCTGGCGCTGGATGAGCGTTATCTTGCCGCTGAAGGATTATCGCCAACAGCGCTGCGCGGCATGATTGGTTTGTCCGGCCCCTATGATTTTCTGCCCTTCACGTCGGCGGACGTGCGCGAGATTTTTGCGCCGGCCGAGGACGCGCGCCAGACCCAGCCCATTTATTTCGTGGACGGCGATGAAGCCCCGCTCCTGCTGCTCACCGGCGGCGAAGATACAACGGTAAAGCCGGCGAACTCGATTAACCTTGCCGCGCGCGTAAAGGCCGCCGGCGGCCAGGCGAGACTGATCGAATACCCCGATCGCGGTCACGCAGGCATGCTGCTCGCGCTGGCCGCGCCGTTACGCAAGCTTGATCCCGTGCTGGACGACAGCGCGGATTTCGTGCAGCAGCTCTCGGCGTCCGATCGATCCGATGTATCGCTAATGCCGCGTTAGGCAGCAGCGCGTGTTTTGCAATGCAATACAGCACGCGCGCGTTTGGCGAGCTGCGCCACTCGTATTATCATCCGGAACGTTATCATGTCCGCGCCACCCCTCGTTCCGCACCGCCACCAGTAACGGAGACCTCATGGCTTCATCGACTACCCACAATAACCGGATACAAAGTGCCCGCATCAAGGGCCCCACTGCCGAATTCGCGGTATTTTGCGATTCCGAGCGCGCCCACCGGCGCAACACCGACCCGAACTTCGACCCCGCCCTTTACGACGAAGCCGTAGCACTTGTCCTGGACAGGCTCGCTGCAACCACGAGGGATACGCCGCAATGATCATCAATGCCATACGGGCGGAAAATGTTCTCAAATACGCGCACCTGGAGATCAACCGATTGCCCGGCAAGGGTTTGATCGCAGTCAGTGGACGCAACGAATCAGGCAAAAGCACGATCGGCGAAACCATCTGTTTCGCGCTGTTCGGCCGGACGTTCTCGCTGTCGCCGGATGAGCTAATCAAGATAATTCACTGGGGCGAAACGCGCTGCCTGGTGGCGATTGACTTCACCACCGGCGACGGCCACGACTATCGCGTGGAGCGCTCGCTGGATGATGCGGGCAATCAGGGCGCGCGTCTGCTCGGAGCGGACAAGGAGACCCCGCGCGCGCAGGGCGCCGAGGCGGTCACGGCGGAGGTCGTGCGGTTAACCGGCTTTGGCTATAACGAATTCATCGAATCGTTTTATCTCGCGCAACGTGAAATCACCGCGCCCCACGGCCACAGCGCCGCGGTGAAGGCCATGGCCGGCCTCACCCCGCTGGAACAGGTGCAGGCGCAGTTGCGCGAGGAAATCAAGAGCCTGACTGACAACATGATCAGCGCCGAGCGTGACATGGCGGACATGAACGATCGGCTCGTGGCGCTCAATTTGCGGCCGGATAACCTCAAGTCGCTGTGGGCCGAACTGTCGGCGAGCGGCACTGAACGCCGGGAAAAGTCCACAC contains:
- a CDS encoding PAS domain-containing protein, which produces MASVRNRLAAQSAARVRSGSHGPVFRRVSWRTELAALLVLDPSGRIRYLNQAAREVFGVSLEEVRGSNWTNCINVVDRATRLPIEYPLKSSANSNMSAGMAFSAVLVTTPGPEVPVEVHVEPFPARDNATSVSGAVMTFYGRTGSVPQEL
- a CDS encoding alpha/beta hydrolase: MTVACSPLRLLNLTVPRSGYALSPDLAYGERPRQRLDVYAPVGQHAPLPTIVFFYGGRWSDGDKADYRFVGQALAAKDMVAVVADYRLYPRVRFPAFLEDGAMAVRWVRDHIQIYGADPDNIFLMGHSAGAHIAAMLALDERYLAAEGLSPTALRGMIGLSGPYDFLPFTSADVREIFAPAEDARQTQPIYFVDGDEAPLLLLTGGEDTTVKPANSINLAARVKAAGGQARLIEYPDRGHAGMLLALAAPLRKLDPVLDDSADFVQQLSASDRSDVSLMPR